The sequence catattataaatatttctaTGCTATAcatatctgctgttttttttgtagtaCCTGCCTTGGGCATAGGTGCATGTTGCTCATTGAcagaataatgtaaaatgtaaaaacattaatttgctATCCGTATCAGTGACGGGGTGAGGTTGCTGTGTTGCAGCTGATTATTCTCCTGAATCTGAATGTGAAGACATGCTCACGCTCCACTCTACTGCCCCACTGAGCTCTGTTTCACTTTAACAATGGCACAGGCCTGATCCAGGGCAGACTCGGGTAGCCTTGGGCTGTGGGGGACATTAGCGTCCGTTTTGCTGGGTGGGTGACGGCAGCAGTCGTCGTGGGTGTCAGTGTCTCTTCCTCCCCTCTTACTGCACGCGCCTGTGTGCCCCGCAGAGTGAAGATGCCATTGCGAAGGAGAGGGAGCTGTCCCTGGAGCTCTCCAAGATCAGGGAGGAAGTGGGTGAGTGTCTTGCCCTGGAGCAAGTtgattgtttgtgttttgggagggtggggggggggggggtggctgcaTTATGAGCGGGAGCTTTCTGTGAGATATGATTAGATCAAGCcatccctgtccctgtccttaACTCCTCCTGGCTTTCTgtccccacccctctgccctctgtgtccctgtccttAACTCCTCCTGGCTTTCTgtccccacccctctgccctctgtgtccctgtccttAACTCCTCCTGGCTTTCTGTCCTCACCCCtgtcccctctgtgtccctgtccttAACTCCTCCTGGCTTTCTGTCCTCACCCCtgtcccctctgtgtccctgtccttAACTCCTCCCGGCTCTCTGTCCTCACCCCtgtcccctctgtgtccctgtccttAATTCCTCCCGGCACTCTGTCCTCACCCCtgtcccctctgtgtccctgtccttAACTCCTCCTGGCTTTCTgtccccacccctctgccctctgtgtccctgtccttAACTCCTCCTGGCTTTCTgtccccacccctctgccctctgtgtccctgtccttAACTCCTCCCGGCTCTCTGTCCTCACCCCtgtcccctctgtgtccctgtccttAACTCCTCCTGGCTTTCTGtccccacccctgtcccctctgtgtccctgtccttAACTCCTCCCGGCTCTCTGTCCTCACCCCtgtcccctctgtgtccctgtccttAACTCCTCCTGGCTTTCTgtccccacccctctgccctctgtgtccctgtccttAACTCCTCCTGGCTTTCTgtccccacccctctgccctctgtgtccctgtccttAACTCCTCCCGGCTCTCTGTCCTCACCCCtgtcccctctgtgtccctgtccttAACTCCTCCCGGCTCTCTGTCCTCACCCCtgtcccctctgtgtccctgtccttAACTCCTCCCGGCTCTCTGTCCTCACCCCtgtcccctctgtgtccctgtccttTACCGCTCCTGGCTCTGtgtcctcttcctttctcttacTCTGCGGTTCCTGTCCTCAGCCTCCAACGCCGCTCGCTGGGAGCGCCTGCagcgggagaaggaggagctggagcagagctTCGAGAGGGAGCTGCGGAGCCTGCAGGCGCagcaggaggcggagctgggAGCCCTGGAGGAGGGGCTGAGGGCCCGGCACAGCGCTGAGAGGGACCGGCTGCGCGCCGACCACCAGGCCGAGCTGGACGAGCTGCGCACGCAGCAACAGGAGCAGGTCAGGAGGGCGGGGGAGCCGCGTGGGGTGCAGGGCCGTGCTGAGACCCGCTGCTGTGTGGCTGGCAGGGGTGGAGCTCAACCTCTCTGACGCGTCAATCACCATGCAGTACCACTGCTGTTAGGCAGCAGCTGTATAATTCATCTCATTATACAGCCACTatattgttgtgtttgattAGGAGGCAGCCATATTGGATAGGATTTATTCTGATCGGCGAGTCTTTTCTGTATGGACTGTGTTGTAGCTGGGTGGCATTTTAGACATAGACTTCGGGTAGAATGTTAGAATCAAACTAGTAATTCTTTCCATGCTGTTTCAAATTTTCAATCACCGATGCTGATGCCGTATACTACGTTTCAGAATTGGCTACACAGTCATCTGTCTGTTATGCCACAGTCACATCTGTACATGTCTCGTCTGAAAATTAGACCGTTGTTGGAAATCTCTTCAGCTTTGCTTATTGAACACGTTTCCTTTCCACTGGGCTCCTCAAAGGATTAAGTACATGGAAGACCAGACCACAGACATGGCTGCTCTGAAGTCAGCACAGGAAAAAGCAGTAATTGTGCTGATCAATTTCTCTTGTGTGGTCATCCCCACCCAGATCGAAGAGATGACAGTGAACCACGAGGCTGCcatggaggagatggagaacaCTCACAGCGTGGCCATGGCAACGCTGCAGGAGGAGCACGCGGCAACAGTGAGAGGTGTGTGATGCTGTGGCGACCCTCTACGGACCCACACCTATAGATGGATATAGAGTTTGTGTGCAGCACACAGGGTCTTTGATGATATGTATAAAACATAATGTTATGTGTGATGATTTCTGTGGAGGCTGCGCGTCAGAGTGCGACACAGACGTGTGTGTTTTACCCTCTaatgcctgtctctgtgtggtgttAGAGTTGAGAGTGACCCATGAAGAACAGAGGAGATCCCTGGAGGAGGACTTTGAGAATCTGAGACTCTCCCTCCAGGTGTGTCCCTGGTGGATCAGAGTggacataaaacaaacatacaagcATTCTGTAAAACTCTCTTCAGAGGCCAAATCTTAAATAACAAATCttataacataatgtaaaatagtCTCCATTCTGAAGTGTTACCGTGGTGATATAAACAttcttcactttaaaaaaatgaatttaataataaatgaaaggCCCATAGAGTAATTCATTCCATTGCCTTTTATAAATCATCTAACATAATGTTTGGTTGTTTTGCTTGCCTAATATACGGCAGTCGGTGCAGTTTTCATATGAATAGTTATTTGATATCTCCAATGGGCAACATTCTGTTTTTTAGCTGAAGCAGAAAAATACCCAGATTACTAGCtgatgtttttatatgttagGCACTGAAACTGGCAATATTTTGTGTAGGCACATATAGTTTTAGAATGTAAGTGCTTTTTAGATGTTTTAGGTTGAAGACTTTATCTGTGATTCACTGTATCTGTATgttaatatgtatatatatatatatatatatatatatatatatatatatatatatatatatatacacacacacacatatgtaaccgtgtgcatgtgtgtgtgtgtgtgtgttctgcacaGGATCAAGTGGACACCCTGACATTCCAGAACCGGAGTCTGAAAGACCGGGCCAAGCGTTTTGAGGAGGCACTGAGGAAGAGTGCTGATGAGCAAATAGTGGTactgtcatgcacacacacaactacacacatgTACTATACATACAGATACGCACACTTCACGTAGTGTACTAccacacagtatacacacagtacacacacatacacatacacttacacacctTACTTGCATACATTCCAAGACTCACTCATTGAACACCAGGCAGATGGGTACATAACTGAACATGCACACTATATACGAAGCACAGCACTCTATTCATACACATGTTCTCTACAGAAAGCAATCTGTTCACTGGTTTTAAAATGGTTCATTGTGAACAGAGACT comes from Megalops cyprinoides isolate fMegCyp1 chromosome 3, fMegCyp1.pri, whole genome shotgun sequence and encodes:
- the mtus2a gene encoding microtubule-associated tumor suppressor candidate 2 homolog isoform X3, with the protein product MGQSCCKACLHSLHCLDKTSEDAIAKERELSLELSKIREEVASNAARWERLQREKEELEQSFERELRSLQAQQEAELGALEEGLRARHSAERDRLRADHQAELDELRTQQQEQIEEMTVNHEAAMEEMENTHSVAMATLQEEHAATVRELRVTHEEQRRSLEEDFENLRLSLQDQVDTLTFQNRSLKDRAKRFEEALRKSADEQIVDALAPYQHIQEDLKSLKEVLEMKNQQIHEQEKKIADLEKMAQKNVFLEERMQVLQQQNEDLKARIDRNLVLSRQLSEENANLQEHVEKETNEKKRLSRNNEELLWRLQTGDLSPRMSPCSSPLHRASPGPASPSRLQPFPQ